One region of Gymnogyps californianus isolate 813 chromosome 28, ASM1813914v2, whole genome shotgun sequence genomic DNA includes:
- the LOC127026389 gene encoding keratin, type I cytoskeletal 12-like isoform X4 yields the protein MQNLNDRLAAYLDKVRSLEDANTELERKIREWYEKNGPGAGIPGSGNDYSKYYPIIEDLRNKIINATIDNARIILQVDNARLAADDFRLKYENEVALRQSVEADINGLRRVLDELTLTRADLEMQIESLNEELAYLKKNHEEELQGIQSSAFGQVSVEMDAAPGTDLTKLLNDMRGQYEVIAEQNRKEAEAWFNEKSGELKREISTNTEQLQSGKSEITDLKRTLQSLEIELQSQLAVKKSLEDTLAETEGGYCAQLSQMQLQIGNLESQLFQVRADMERQNAEYQQLLDIKTRLEMEIETYRRLLDGESAGQGVTFESSSLTGSKSQTQSLDSSQDPTKTRKIKTIVEEVVDGKVVASHVKEVEEKI from the exons atgcAGAACCTCAATGACCGTCTGGCTGCTTATCTGGACAAAGTACGATCTCTGGAGGACGCCAATACTGAGTTGGAGCGCAAAATCCGCGAGTGGTATGAGAAAAATGGCCCTGGCGCTGGTATCCCTGGATCTGGGAATGACTATAGTAAATATTATCCTATAATTGAAGATCTTCGAAACAAG ATCATTAATGCAACTATCGACAATGCAAGAATCATTTTGCAGGTCGATAATGCCAGACTGGCTGCTGATGATTTCAGACTGAA ATATGAGAATGAAGTGGCTCTTCGCCAGAGTGTGGAAGCCGACATCAATGGTCTGCGCAGAGTTCTTGATGAGCTGACCTTGACAAGAGCTGATTTGGAGATGCAGATTGAAAGCCTGAATGAAGAACTGGCTTATCTCAAGAAGAATCATGAagag GAGCTTCAGGGCATCCAAAGCAGTGCATTTGGCCAAGTCAGCGTTGAAATGGACGCTGCTCCAGGAACTGACCTGACCAAGCTTTTGAATGACATGAGGGGACAGTATGAAGTCATTGCTGAGCAAAATCGTAAAGAGGCTGAAGCATGGTTCAATGAAAAA AGTGGGGAACTGAAAAGGGAAATCTCCACAAATACTGAGCAGCTTCAGTCAGGAAAGAGTGAGATCACAGATTTAAAACGGACTCTCCAGAGCCTGGAAATTGAACTACAATCTCAGCTTGCCGTG aaaaaatcCCTTGAAGACACTTTAGCAGAAACGGAAGGAGGTTACTGTGCTCAGCTTTCACAAATGCAACTTCAGATTGGGAATCTGGAGTCTCAGCTGTTTCAGGTCAGGGCTGATATGGAGCGCCAGAATGCAGAGTATCAACAACTGCTAGACATCAAGACTCGCCTGGAAATGGAGATTGAAACCTATCGTCGCTTGCTGGATGGCGA GAGCGCAGGACAGGGAGTTACATTTGAAAGCTCATCCTTGACAGGGTCCAAATCACAAACACAATCACTGGATTCTTCTCAGG ATCCTACCAAAACTAGAAAGATCAAGACAATTGTCGAAGAAGTGGTAGATGGAAAAGTTGTTGCATCCCATGTTAAGGAAGTTGAAGAGAAGATATAA
- the LOC127026389 gene encoding keratin, type I cytoskeletal 12-like isoform X3 gives MSSSSGGGGFGGSGLGFGGGSGGGFGAASMLGSGSGFSGGLGSSSGGGFGSSLSSGFGGGFGSGLGGSYGSGLGSAFGGGLGSGFGSSSGTGFGGGFGSGSGSGFGGGFGGAGAGDGGLFSGSKKETMQNLNDRLAAYLDKVRSLEDANTELERKIREWYEKNGPGAGIPGSGNDYSKYYPIIEDLRNKIINATIDNARIILQVDNARLAADDFRLKYENEVALRQSVEADINGLRRVLDELTLTRADLEMQIESLNEELAYLKKNHEEELQGIQSSAFGQVSVEMDAAPGTDLTKLLNDMRGQYEVIAEQNRKEAEAWFNEKSGELKREISTNTEQLQSGKSEITDLKRTLQSLEIELQSQLAVKKSLEDTLAETEGGYCAQLSQMQLQIGNLESQLFQVRADMERQNAEYQQLLDIKTRLEMEIETYRRLLDGEFVNILSRKKEVKTNPTKTRKIKTIVEEVVDGKVVASHVKEVEEKI, from the exons ATGTCCAGTTCTAGTGGTGGAGGAGGCTTTGGTGGCAGTGGACTTGGGTTTGGTGGTGGATCTGGCGGAGGTTTTGGTGCTGCTTCTATGCTTGGTTCAGGCTCTGGCTTCAGTGGGGGTTTGGGGAGTAGCTCAGGCGGAGGCTTTGGGAGCAGCTTAAGTAGTGGCTTTGGTGGAGGCTTTGGTAGTGGTTTAGGTGGTAGCTATGGAAGTGGCTTAGGCAGTGCTTTTGGTGGAGGTTTAGGAAGTGGTTTTGGCAGCAGCTCCGGCACTGGTTTTGGAGGTGGCTTTGGTAGTGGTTCAGGATCTGGTTTTGGAGGTGGTTTTGGcggtgctggtgctggggaTGGTGGCCTTTTTTCTGgctcaaaaaaagaaactatgcAGAACCTCAATGACCGTCTGGCTGCTTATCTGGACAAAGTACGATCTCTGGAGGACGCCAATACTGAGTTGGAGCGCAAAATCCGCGAGTGGTATGAGAAAAATGGCCCTGGCGCTGGTATCCCTGGATCTGGGAATGACTATAGTAAATATTATCCTATAATTGAAGATCTTCGAAACAAG ATCATTAATGCAACTATCGACAATGCAAGAATCATTTTGCAGGTCGATAATGCCAGACTGGCTGCTGATGATTTCAGACTGAA ATATGAGAATGAAGTGGCTCTTCGCCAGAGTGTGGAAGCCGACATCAATGGTCTGCGCAGAGTTCTTGATGAGCTGACCTTGACAAGAGCTGATTTGGAGATGCAGATTGAAAGCCTGAATGAAGAACTGGCTTATCTCAAGAAGAATCATGAagag GAGCTTCAGGGCATCCAAAGCAGTGCATTTGGCCAAGTCAGCGTTGAAATGGACGCTGCTCCAGGAACTGACCTGACCAAGCTTTTGAATGACATGAGGGGACAGTATGAAGTCATTGCTGAGCAAAATCGTAAAGAGGCTGAAGCATGGTTCAATGAAAAA AGTGGGGAACTGAAAAGGGAAATCTCCACAAATACTGAGCAGCTTCAGTCAGGAAAGAGTGAGATCACAGATTTAAAACGGACTCTCCAGAGCCTGGAAATTGAACTACAATCTCAGCTTGCCGTG aaaaaatcCCTTGAAGACACTTTAGCAGAAACGGAAGGAGGTTACTGTGCTCAGCTTTCACAAATGCAACTTCAGATTGGGAATCTGGAGTCTCAGCTGTTTCAGGTCAGGGCTGATATGGAGCGCCAGAATGCAGAGTATCAACAACTGCTAGACATCAAGACTCGCCTGGAAATGGAGATTGAAACCTATCGTCGCTTGCTGGATGGCGAGTTTGT caatattctttccaggaaaaaagaggtaaaaacaA ATCCTACCAAAACTAGAAAGATCAAGACAATTGTCGAAGAAGTGGTAGATGGAAAAGTTGTTGCATCCCATGTTAAGGAAGTTGAAGAGAAGATATAA
- the LOC127026389 gene encoding keratin, type I cytoskeletal 12-like isoform X2, producing the protein MALSVRTSGGSRQFSSRSGLGGGSLRMSSSSGGGGFGGSGLGFGGGSGGGFGAASMLGSGSGFSGGLGSSSGGGFGSSLSSGFGGGFGSGLGGSYGSGLGSAFGGGLGSGFGSSSGTGFGGGFGSGSGSGFGGGFGGAGAGDGGLFSGSKKETMQNLNDRLAAYLDKVRSLEDANTELERKIREWYEKNGPGAGIPGSGNDYSKYYPIIEDLRNKIINATIDNARIILQVDNARLAADDFRLKYENEVALRQSVEADINGLRRVLDELTLTRADLEMQIESLNEELAYLKKNHEEELQGIQSSAFGQVSVEMDAAPGTDLTKLLNDMRGQYEVIAEQNRKEAEAWFNEKSGELKREISTNTEQLQSGKSEITDLKRTLQSLEIELQSQLAVKKSLEDTLAETEGGYCAQLSQMQLQIGNLESQLFQVRADMERQNAEYQQLLDIKTRLEMEIETYRRLLDGESAGQGVTFESSSLTGSKSQTQSLDSSQDPTKTRKIKTIVEEVVDGKVVASHVKEVEEKI; encoded by the exons ATGGCCCTTTCTGTGCGCACGAGTGGTGGATCCCGGCAATTCTCTTCTCGGAGCGGACTTGGCGGGGGATCTCTGAGAATGTCCAGTTCTAGTGGTGGAGGAGGCTTTGGTGGCAGTGGACTTGGGTTTGGTGGTGGATCTGGCGGAGGTTTTGGTGCTGCTTCTATGCTTGGTTCAGGCTCTGGCTTCAGTGGGGGTTTGGGGAGTAGCTCAGGCGGAGGCTTTGGGAGCAGCTTAAGTAGTGGCTTTGGTGGAGGCTTTGGTAGTGGTTTAGGTGGTAGCTATGGAAGTGGCTTAGGCAGTGCTTTTGGTGGAGGTTTAGGAAGTGGTTTTGGCAGCAGCTCCGGCACTGGTTTTGGAGGTGGCTTTGGTAGTGGTTCAGGATCTGGTTTTGGAGGTGGTTTTGGcggtgctggtgctggggaTGGTGGCCTTTTTTCTGgctcaaaaaaagaaactatgcAGAACCTCAATGACCGTCTGGCTGCTTATCTGGACAAAGTACGATCTCTGGAGGACGCCAATACTGAGTTGGAGCGCAAAATCCGCGAGTGGTATGAGAAAAATGGCCCTGGCGCTGGTATCCCTGGATCTGGGAATGACTATAGTAAATATTATCCTATAATTGAAGATCTTCGAAACAAG ATCATTAATGCAACTATCGACAATGCAAGAATCATTTTGCAGGTCGATAATGCCAGACTGGCTGCTGATGATTTCAGACTGAA ATATGAGAATGAAGTGGCTCTTCGCCAGAGTGTGGAAGCCGACATCAATGGTCTGCGCAGAGTTCTTGATGAGCTGACCTTGACAAGAGCTGATTTGGAGATGCAGATTGAAAGCCTGAATGAAGAACTGGCTTATCTCAAGAAGAATCATGAagag GAGCTTCAGGGCATCCAAAGCAGTGCATTTGGCCAAGTCAGCGTTGAAATGGACGCTGCTCCAGGAACTGACCTGACCAAGCTTTTGAATGACATGAGGGGACAGTATGAAGTCATTGCTGAGCAAAATCGTAAAGAGGCTGAAGCATGGTTCAATGAAAAA AGTGGGGAACTGAAAAGGGAAATCTCCACAAATACTGAGCAGCTTCAGTCAGGAAAGAGTGAGATCACAGATTTAAAACGGACTCTCCAGAGCCTGGAAATTGAACTACAATCTCAGCTTGCCGTG aaaaaatcCCTTGAAGACACTTTAGCAGAAACGGAAGGAGGTTACTGTGCTCAGCTTTCACAAATGCAACTTCAGATTGGGAATCTGGAGTCTCAGCTGTTTCAGGTCAGGGCTGATATGGAGCGCCAGAATGCAGAGTATCAACAACTGCTAGACATCAAGACTCGCCTGGAAATGGAGATTGAAACCTATCGTCGCTTGCTGGATGGCGA GAGCGCAGGACAGGGAGTTACATTTGAAAGCTCATCCTTGACAGGGTCCAAATCACAAACACAATCACTGGATTCTTCTCAGG ATCCTACCAAAACTAGAAAGATCAAGACAATTGTCGAAGAAGTGGTAGATGGAAAAGTTGTTGCATCCCATGTTAAGGAAGTTGAAGAGAAGATATAA
- the LOC127026389 gene encoding keratin, type I cytoskeletal 12-like isoform X1 encodes MALSVRTSGGSRQFSSRSGLGGGSLRMSSSSGGGGFGGSGLGFGGGSGGGFGAASMLGSGSGFSGGLGSSSGGGFGSSLSSGFGGGFGSGLGGSYGSGLGSAFGGGLGSGFGSSSGTGFGGGFGSGSGSGFGGGFGGAGAGDGGLFSGSKKETMQNLNDRLAAYLDKVRSLEDANTELERKIREWYEKNGPGAGIPGSGNDYSKYYPIIEDLRNKIINATIDNARIILQVDNARLAADDFRLKYENEVALRQSVEADINGLRRVLDELTLTRADLEMQIESLNEELAYLKKNHEEELQGIQSSAFGQVSVEMDAAPGTDLTKLLNDMRGQYEVIAEQNRKEAEAWFNEKSGELKREISTNTEQLQSGKSEITDLKRTLQSLEIELQSQLAVKKSLEDTLAETEGGYCAQLSQMQLQIGNLESQLFQVRADMERQNAEYQQLLDIKTRLEMEIETYRRLLDGEFVSAGQGVTFESSSLTGSKSQTQSLDSSQDPTKTRKIKTIVEEVVDGKVVASHVKEVEEKI; translated from the exons ATGGCCCTTTCTGTGCGCACGAGTGGTGGATCCCGGCAATTCTCTTCTCGGAGCGGACTTGGCGGGGGATCTCTGAGAATGTCCAGTTCTAGTGGTGGAGGAGGCTTTGGTGGCAGTGGACTTGGGTTTGGTGGTGGATCTGGCGGAGGTTTTGGTGCTGCTTCTATGCTTGGTTCAGGCTCTGGCTTCAGTGGGGGTTTGGGGAGTAGCTCAGGCGGAGGCTTTGGGAGCAGCTTAAGTAGTGGCTTTGGTGGAGGCTTTGGTAGTGGTTTAGGTGGTAGCTATGGAAGTGGCTTAGGCAGTGCTTTTGGTGGAGGTTTAGGAAGTGGTTTTGGCAGCAGCTCCGGCACTGGTTTTGGAGGTGGCTTTGGTAGTGGTTCAGGATCTGGTTTTGGAGGTGGTTTTGGcggtgctggtgctggggaTGGTGGCCTTTTTTCTGgctcaaaaaaagaaactatgcAGAACCTCAATGACCGTCTGGCTGCTTATCTGGACAAAGTACGATCTCTGGAGGACGCCAATACTGAGTTGGAGCGCAAAATCCGCGAGTGGTATGAGAAAAATGGCCCTGGCGCTGGTATCCCTGGATCTGGGAATGACTATAGTAAATATTATCCTATAATTGAAGATCTTCGAAACAAG ATCATTAATGCAACTATCGACAATGCAAGAATCATTTTGCAGGTCGATAATGCCAGACTGGCTGCTGATGATTTCAGACTGAA ATATGAGAATGAAGTGGCTCTTCGCCAGAGTGTGGAAGCCGACATCAATGGTCTGCGCAGAGTTCTTGATGAGCTGACCTTGACAAGAGCTGATTTGGAGATGCAGATTGAAAGCCTGAATGAAGAACTGGCTTATCTCAAGAAGAATCATGAagag GAGCTTCAGGGCATCCAAAGCAGTGCATTTGGCCAAGTCAGCGTTGAAATGGACGCTGCTCCAGGAACTGACCTGACCAAGCTTTTGAATGACATGAGGGGACAGTATGAAGTCATTGCTGAGCAAAATCGTAAAGAGGCTGAAGCATGGTTCAATGAAAAA AGTGGGGAACTGAAAAGGGAAATCTCCACAAATACTGAGCAGCTTCAGTCAGGAAAGAGTGAGATCACAGATTTAAAACGGACTCTCCAGAGCCTGGAAATTGAACTACAATCTCAGCTTGCCGTG aaaaaatcCCTTGAAGACACTTTAGCAGAAACGGAAGGAGGTTACTGTGCTCAGCTTTCACAAATGCAACTTCAGATTGGGAATCTGGAGTCTCAGCTGTTTCAGGTCAGGGCTGATATGGAGCGCCAGAATGCAGAGTATCAACAACTGCTAGACATCAAGACTCGCCTGGAAATGGAGATTGAAACCTATCGTCGCTTGCTGGATGGCGAGTTTGT GAGCGCAGGACAGGGAGTTACATTTGAAAGCTCATCCTTGACAGGGTCCAAATCACAAACACAATCACTGGATTCTTCTCAGG ATCCTACCAAAACTAGAAAGATCAAGACAATTGTCGAAGAAGTGGTAGATGGAAAAGTTGTTGCATCCCATGTTAAGGAAGTTGAAGAGAAGATATAA